From Thermoanaerobaculia bacterium:
TTCAGCAGACAGAGCGCCGTCGCCACCAACCCCGGTACCGCCGGCCCCCCGAAAGCCGCCAGCGAGCCCAGCGCCGGTCCGATCATCACGCCGGCGTTGGTCGCAGCGCTGATCCAGCCGAGCGCCTTGGCGCGCTCTTCGGGCACGATGGCATCGCCGACGTAGGCCTGCACGACCCCGGTGGTGGCGCCGCCGGCGCCGGCGACGAAGCGCGATATGAAGATGAGCGCGATGAGCCAGCCGGGCGAGATACGCGCCATCGCCCACTCCGAGCAGGCCAGGGCGAGGAGAAGGAAGGCGACCGCCGCGATGCTGATGCCGAACATCAGCGTCGGCCGACGCCCCTTGCGGTCCGAGATCTTGCCCAGATAGGGAGCCATGAGCAGCTGGGCGAGGGCGAAAACCGAGACCATCAGGCCGATGAGGAGCGGCGAGGCACCGAGCCGGTCGGCGTAGAAAGGCAGCACCGGCATCACCATCAGGAAGCCCATCATGTCGACGAAGACCGTCGCCATGAGCGCCCAGAGGCGCGCCAGCGAGACGCGATCGGGGGCCATTCAGCGGACTTCCTTCTCGCGGCCCCAGAGCAGGAACGCAGCGGCCGAGAGTGCCGTCAAGAGAACTCCATAGACCGCGGCGACGCCGGTTTCCTGAAGGCGGAGGTTGGAGAGGATCTCGATCGAGATCGGGCGGGTTTCATAGGTGTAGAGGACGATCGAGACCACGAAATCGCCGAACGCGGCGAGGAACGCGAGGCTCGCTCCGGCCGCGAGCGCCGGCCGCACCCTGGGAAGAGTTACGCGGACGAGCGTGCGAAGTTTACCCGCTCCGAGCGCAGCCGAAGCCTCTTCGAGCTGCGGATCCATCTGTTCGAGCGCCGCGATCGCCGCCTGGCCCGTCGCCGGCAGCGCTCGCACCAGATAGGCGAGCGGCAGGATCGCCGCCGTGCCGACGAGCAGAAAACGGCCGCTGGCCGGCGATTGGACACTCATCGTCGTCGCCAGCGCGACGGCGAAGGCGGTCGCCGGCACCGCCCACGGGACGGCAATCAGCAAACCGATCGCCCGCGACCAGAAGGCCCCGCCGGGCCGCCGGTCGACCGCCCGGCGCGCCGCGACGAAGCCGAGGGCGAGGGCCCCGGCCGTCGCCGCCAGCGCCATCCAGAGCGAGTTCGCCACCGGCCGCAGGGCCTCCGCCGTCGCCCCAAGCGATCGGTAGTTGGCGAGCGAGAGCACCGGCGGGAAGAGCTCGGTCGTCCAGGAGGCCCGCGGCACGAACGAGATCAGGATCAGAGTGAGATGGGGGAGCAGCAACAGGAGCGCCAGCAGCCAGCCGGCCGCGGTCAGAGCGATTCGCGCCGCAGGGCTGCGCACGACGCGGCGTTCCGGCGGCGTGCCACGCTGCGTAGCGGCGCGCCGCCCGAGATGCCGGCGCTCGAGGGTGCGGGCGACGAGGAGGCCCGCGATCGCCACCGCGATGAGGAAGAAAGTCTCGACCTCGGCGATGTCGACGTCGCCGTTCTGGCGCGAGGCGAGGATCTGGGTGGTCATCACGCGAAACGAGCCGCCGAAGATGTAGGGCGCCGAGAACGAACCGAGGGCGGTGAGGAAGGTGAGGATGGCCGCTGCGGCGAGCGCTGGCGCAAGCCCCGGCAGGACGACCCGAGTGAGCGTCCGCCATCGTCCGGCGCCGAGGGAGGCCGCCGCCTCGAGCTGGGCACCGTCGAAGCGCGCCAGCGCAGCGCGCGTGAAGAGATAGAAGTAGACGTACATCGAAT
This genomic window contains:
- a CDS encoding iron ABC transporter permease, translating into MSTAARRWWLGAGVFLVLAWLVGYPLLVTTFAAFTPEAGVTAGSGGGAAVSAPFAEFVNRPDEWTALYRSLWISLASVALAGLVGVPLGFLFARAEFPGRRVLGELLALPVALPPLVGVIAFLYLYGESGMATRLVGSLVGSSGAPWRLTGPGAILLVHTYSMYVYFYLFTRAALARFDGAQLEAAASLGAGRWRTLTRVVLPGLAPALAAAAILTFLTALGSFSAPYIFGGSFRVMTTQILASRQNGDVDIAEVETFFLIAVAIAGLLVARTLERRHLGRRAATQRGTPPERRVVRSPAARIALTAAGWLLALLLLLPHLTLILISFVPRASWTTELFPPVLSLANYRSLGATAEALRPVANSLWMALAATAGALALGFVAARRAVDRRPGGAFWSRAIGLLIAVPWAVPATAFAVALATTMSVQSPASGRFLLVGTAAILPLAYLVRALPATGQAAIAALEQMDPQLEEASAALGAGKLRTLVRVTLPRVRPALAAGASLAFLAAFGDFVVSIVLYTYETRPISIEILSNLRLQETGVAAVYGVLLTALSAAAFLLWGREKEVR